The proteins below are encoded in one region of Saccopteryx leptura isolate mSacLep1 chromosome 1, mSacLep1_pri_phased_curated, whole genome shotgun sequence:
- the CRIP3 gene encoding cysteine-rich protein 3 isoform X1 yields MRLDAEPRVEQAEGAGTQSLPRFPTCAVPAALRRAMSWTCPRCQQPVFFAEKVSSLGKNWHRFCLKCEHCHSVLSPGGHAEHNGRPYCHKPCYGALFGPRGVNIGGVGSYLYNCPTPPPASTSPLSPSSFSPPRPRAGLPRGKKSLSCMKTFTGETSLCPGCEEPVYFAEKVMSLGRNWHRPCLRCQRCRKTLTAGSHAEHDGVPYCHIPCYGYLFGPKGVNIGDVGCYIYDPVEIKSK; encoded by the exons ATGAGGCTGGACGCTGAGCCACGGGTGGAGCAAGCAGAGGGGGCGGGAACGCAGTCCCTGCCGCGGTTCCCAACGTGCGCGGTGCCGGCTGCCCTGCGCAGAGCCATGAGTTGGACCTGTCCACGTTGCCAGCAACCCGTTTTCTTTG CGGAGAAGGTGAGCTCCCTGGGCAAGAACTGGCACCGCTTCTGCCTGAAATGTGAGCACTGCCACAGTGTCCTGTCCCCAGGAGGGCATGCAGAG CATAACGGGAGGCCGTATTGCCACAAGCCGTGCTATGGGGCTCTCTTTGGACCCAGGG gGGTAAACATTGGCGGTGTGGGCTCTTACCTCTACAACTGCCCGACTCCCCCCCCTGCCAGCACTTCTCCCCTCAGCCCCAGCAGTTTCAGCCCCCCACGGCCCAGGGCTGGTCTTCCCCGGGGCAAGAAAA GTCTTTCCTGCATGAAGACATTCACTGGGGAGACCTCGCTGTGCCCCGGCTGTGAGGAACCTGTCTATTTTG CTGAGAAGGTGATGTCTTTGGGAAGAAATTGGCACCGACCCTGTCTGAGGTGCCAGCGCTGCCGGAAGACCCTGACCGCTGGCAGTCATGCTGAG CATGACGGCGTCCCCTACTGCCACATACCCTGCTACGGCTACCTGTTTGGCCCCAAAG GTGTGAACATTGGTGATGTGGGCTGCTACATCTATGACCCCGtggaaataaaatccaaatga
- the CRIP3 gene encoding cysteine-rich protein 3 isoform X3: protein MRLDAEPRVEQAEGAGTQSLPRFPTCAVPAALRRAMSWTCPRCQQPVFFAEKVSSLGKNWHRFCLKCEHCHSVLSPGGHAEHNGRPYCHKPCYGALFGPRGVNIGGVGSYLYNCPTPPPASTSPLSPSSFSPPRPRAGLPRGKKSLSCMKTFTGETSLCPGCEEPVYFAEKVMSLGRNWHRPCLRCQRCRKTLTAGSHAEV from the exons ATGAGGCTGGACGCTGAGCCACGGGTGGAGCAAGCAGAGGGGGCGGGAACGCAGTCCCTGCCGCGGTTCCCAACGTGCGCGGTGCCGGCTGCCCTGCGCAGAGCCATGAGTTGGACCTGTCCACGTTGCCAGCAACCCGTTTTCTTTG CGGAGAAGGTGAGCTCCCTGGGCAAGAACTGGCACCGCTTCTGCCTGAAATGTGAGCACTGCCACAGTGTCCTGTCCCCAGGAGGGCATGCAGAG CATAACGGGAGGCCGTATTGCCACAAGCCGTGCTATGGGGCTCTCTTTGGACCCAGGG gGGTAAACATTGGCGGTGTGGGCTCTTACCTCTACAACTGCCCGACTCCCCCCCCTGCCAGCACTTCTCCCCTCAGCCCCAGCAGTTTCAGCCCCCCACGGCCCAGGGCTGGTCTTCCCCGGGGCAAGAAAA GTCTTTCCTGCATGAAGACATTCACTGGGGAGACCTCGCTGTGCCCCGGCTGTGAGGAACCTGTCTATTTTG CTGAGAAGGTGATGTCTTTGGGAAGAAATTGGCACCGACCCTGTCTGAGGTGCCAGCGCTGCCGGAAGACCCTGACCGCTGGCAGTCATGCTGAG GTGTGA
- the CRIP3 gene encoding cysteine-rich protein 3 isoform X2, producing the protein MRLDAEPRVEQAEGAGTQSLPRFPTCAVPAALRRAMSWTCPRCQQPVFFAEKVSSLGKNWHRFCLKCEHCHSVLSPGGHAEHNGRPYCHKPCYGALFGPRGVNIGGVGSYLYNCPTPPPASTSPLSPSSFSPPRPRAGLPRGLSCMKTFTGETSLCPGCEEPVYFAEKVMSLGRNWHRPCLRCQRCRKTLTAGSHAEHDGVPYCHIPCYGYLFGPKGVNIGDVGCYIYDPVEIKSK; encoded by the exons ATGAGGCTGGACGCTGAGCCACGGGTGGAGCAAGCAGAGGGGGCGGGAACGCAGTCCCTGCCGCGGTTCCCAACGTGCGCGGTGCCGGCTGCCCTGCGCAGAGCCATGAGTTGGACCTGTCCACGTTGCCAGCAACCCGTTTTCTTTG CGGAGAAGGTGAGCTCCCTGGGCAAGAACTGGCACCGCTTCTGCCTGAAATGTGAGCACTGCCACAGTGTCCTGTCCCCAGGAGGGCATGCAGAG CATAACGGGAGGCCGTATTGCCACAAGCCGTGCTATGGGGCTCTCTTTGGACCCAGGG gGGTAAACATTGGCGGTGTGGGCTCTTACCTCTACAACTGCCCGACTCCCCCCCCTGCCAGCACTTCTCCCCTCAGCCCCAGCAGTTTCAGCCCCCCACGGCCCAGGGCTGGTCTTCCCCGGG GTCTTTCCTGCATGAAGACATTCACTGGGGAGACCTCGCTGTGCCCCGGCTGTGAGGAACCTGTCTATTTTG CTGAGAAGGTGATGTCTTTGGGAAGAAATTGGCACCGACCCTGTCTGAGGTGCCAGCGCTGCCGGAAGACCCTGACCGCTGGCAGTCATGCTGAG CATGACGGCGTCCCCTACTGCCACATACCCTGCTACGGCTACCTGTTTGGCCCCAAAG GTGTGAACATTGGTGATGTGGGCTGCTACATCTATGACCCCGtggaaataaaatccaaatga
- the CRIP3 gene encoding cysteine-rich protein 3 isoform X4 has translation MKTFTGETSLCPGCEEPVYFAEKVMSLGRNWHRPCLRCQRCRKTLTAGSHAEHDGVPYCHIPCYGYLFGPKGVNIGDVGCYIYDPVEIKSK, from the exons ATGAAGACATTCACTGGGGAGACCTCGCTGTGCCCCGGCTGTGAGGAACCTGTCTATTTTG CTGAGAAGGTGATGTCTTTGGGAAGAAATTGGCACCGACCCTGTCTGAGGTGCCAGCGCTGCCGGAAGACCCTGACCGCTGGCAGTCATGCTGAG CATGACGGCGTCCCCTACTGCCACATACCCTGCTACGGCTACCTGTTTGGCCCCAAAG GTGTGAACATTGGTGATGTGGGCTGCTACATCTATGACCCCGtggaaataaaatccaaatga
- the SLC22A7 gene encoding solute carrier family 22 member 7 isoform X1: MGFEELLEQVGGFGPFQLRNVALLALPRILLPMHFLLPNFLAAVPAHHCALPGAPANLSHQDTWLAAYLPREPDGTFSSCLQFTHPQALPNMTLWGEGQNPGESQSEPSTVPCPHGWEYDHSEFSSTTATEWDLVCEQRGLNRAISTFFFAGVLVGAVIFGYLSDRFGRRRLLLVAYASSLVMGLTSAASVNYIMFIVTRTLTGAALAGLTIIVLPLEMEWLDVGHRTVAGVLSTLFWTGGVTLLALVGYLIRDWRWLLMAVTLPCVPGILSLWWVPESARWLLTQGRVKEAQRYLLRCARINGRPVGEDSLGLEALRKVAAAERVVRRPSYLDLFRTPRIRYISLCCMVVWFGVNVSYYGQSLDLLGLGLNLYQTQLLFGAVELPSKLVVYLSVRHAGRRPTQAAMLLGAALSLGCRLLLTSEMVYWSTVLAVLGKGFSEGAFTTAYLFTSEMYPTVLRQTGLGLTALVGRLGGSLAPLVTLLDGIWLPLPKLVYAGIALIASCTALLLPETRRAQLPETIQDVERKSAPSSLQQEQVPMKQDHD, translated from the exons ATGGGATTCGAAGAGCTGCTGGAACAGGTGGGTGGCTTTGGGCCCTTCCAGCTGCGGAATGTGGCCCTGCTGGCCCTGCCCCGCATCCTGCTGCCCATGCACTTCCTCCTGCCCAACTTCCTGGCTGCcgtgcctgcccaccactgtgccCTGCCTGGCGCCCCTGCCAACCTCAGCCACCAGGACACATGGCTGGCGGCCTACCTTCCCCGGGAACCTGATGGCACCTTCAGCTCCTGCCTCCAGTTCACTCACCCCCAGGCCCTCCCCAACATGACATTATGGGGAGAAGGGCAGAATCCTGGGGAGTCGCAGAGTGAGCCCTCCACAGTGCCCTGCCCTCACGGCTGGGAGTACGACCACTCAGAGTTCTCCTCCACCACTGCGACCGAG TGGGACCTGGTGTGTGAGCAGAGAGGCCTGAACAGAGCCATCTCCACCTTCTTCTTCGCCGGTGTGCTGGTGGGGGCTGTGATCTTCGGCTACCTGTCTGACAG GTTTGGACGGCGCCGTCTGCTGCTGGTAGCCTATGCGAGCTCCCTGGTGATGGGCCTGACGTCCGCAGCCTCGGTCAACTACATCATGTTCATCGTCACCCGCACCCTCACCGGCGCTGCCCTGGCCGGCCTCACCATCATTGTGTTGCCACTGG AGATGGAGTGGCTGGACGTGGGACACCGCACGGTGGCAGGTGTCCTGAGCACCCTCTTCTGGACAGGGGGCGTGACGCTGCTGGCACTGGTCGGGTACCTGATACGGGACTGGCGATGGCTTCTGATGGCTGTCACCCTGCCTTGTGTCCCAGGCATCCTCAGCCTCTG GTGGGTGCCTGAGTCTGCACGCTGGCTTCTAACCCAGGGCCGTGTGAAGGAGGCCCAAAGGTACCTGCTCCGCTGTGCCAGGATCAATGGGCGGCCTGTGGGTGAGGACAGCCTAGGCCTGGAG GCCCTACGCAAAGTGGCAGCTGCGGAGCGGGTGGTCCGAAGACCTTCATACCTAGACCTGTTCCGGACGCCACGGATCCGCTACATCTCACTGTGCTGCATGGTGGTGTG GTTTGGAGTGAATGTCTCCTATTACGGCCAGAGCCTGGACTTGTTGGGGCTGGGATTGAACTTGTACCAGACTCAGCTGCTGTTCGGGGCTGTGGAGCTGCCCTCCAAGCTGGTCGTGTACCTGTCGGTGCGCCACGCTGGACGCCGCCCCACACAGGCAGCAATGCTGCTGGGCGCCGCCCTCTCCTTGGGCTGCAGGCTACTGCTGACCTCTG AGATGGTGTACTGGAGCACCGTCCTGGCGGTGTTGGGAAAAGGTTTTTCTGAAGGTGCCTTCACCACTGCCTATCTGTTCACCTCGGAGATGTACCCTACTGTGCTCAG acagacaggactggGGCTGACTGCACTGGTGGGCCGGCTGGGGGGTTCTTTGGCCCCACTGGTGACCTTGCTGGATGGAATATGGCTGCCACTGCCCAAGCTCGTCTATGCGGGCATTGCCCTGATAGCATCCTGCACTGCACTCCTGCTGCCAGAGACAAGGCGGGCCCAGCTGCCAGAGACCATCCAGGACGTGGAGAGGAAGAG TGCCCCGTCCAGTCTTCAGCAAGAACAGGTGCCTATGAAGCAGGACCATGACTGA
- the SLC22A7 gene encoding solute carrier family 22 member 7 isoform X2: MGFEELLEQVGGFGPFQLRNVALLALPRILLPMHFLLPNFLAAVPAHHCALPGAPANLSHQDTWLAAYLPREPDGTFSSCLQFTHPQALPNMTLWGEGQNPGESQSEPSTVPCPHGWEYDHSEFSSTTATEWDLVCEQRGLNRAISTFFFAGVLVGAVIFGYLSDRFGRRRLLLVAYASSLVMGLTSAASVNYIMFIVTRTLTGAALAGLTIIVLPLGGVTLLALVGYLIRDWRWLLMAVTLPCVPGILSLWWVPESARWLLTQGRVKEAQRYLLRCARINGRPVGEDSLGLEALRKVAAAERVVRRPSYLDLFRTPRIRYISLCCMVVWFGVNVSYYGQSLDLLGLGLNLYQTQLLFGAVELPSKLVVYLSVRHAGRRPTQAAMLLGAALSLGCRLLLTSEMVYWSTVLAVLGKGFSEGAFTTAYLFTSEMYPTVLRQTGLGLTALVGRLGGSLAPLVTLLDGIWLPLPKLVYAGIALIASCTALLLPETRRAQLPETIQDVERKSAPSSLQQEQVPMKQDHD; the protein is encoded by the exons ATGGGATTCGAAGAGCTGCTGGAACAGGTGGGTGGCTTTGGGCCCTTCCAGCTGCGGAATGTGGCCCTGCTGGCCCTGCCCCGCATCCTGCTGCCCATGCACTTCCTCCTGCCCAACTTCCTGGCTGCcgtgcctgcccaccactgtgccCTGCCTGGCGCCCCTGCCAACCTCAGCCACCAGGACACATGGCTGGCGGCCTACCTTCCCCGGGAACCTGATGGCACCTTCAGCTCCTGCCTCCAGTTCACTCACCCCCAGGCCCTCCCCAACATGACATTATGGGGAGAAGGGCAGAATCCTGGGGAGTCGCAGAGTGAGCCCTCCACAGTGCCCTGCCCTCACGGCTGGGAGTACGACCACTCAGAGTTCTCCTCCACCACTGCGACCGAG TGGGACCTGGTGTGTGAGCAGAGAGGCCTGAACAGAGCCATCTCCACCTTCTTCTTCGCCGGTGTGCTGGTGGGGGCTGTGATCTTCGGCTACCTGTCTGACAG GTTTGGACGGCGCCGTCTGCTGCTGGTAGCCTATGCGAGCTCCCTGGTGATGGGCCTGACGTCCGCAGCCTCGGTCAACTACATCATGTTCATCGTCACCCGCACCCTCACCGGCGCTGCCCTGGCCGGCCTCACCATCATTGTGTTGCCACTGG GGGGCGTGACGCTGCTGGCACTGGTCGGGTACCTGATACGGGACTGGCGATGGCTTCTGATGGCTGTCACCCTGCCTTGTGTCCCAGGCATCCTCAGCCTCTG GTGGGTGCCTGAGTCTGCACGCTGGCTTCTAACCCAGGGCCGTGTGAAGGAGGCCCAAAGGTACCTGCTCCGCTGTGCCAGGATCAATGGGCGGCCTGTGGGTGAGGACAGCCTAGGCCTGGAG GCCCTACGCAAAGTGGCAGCTGCGGAGCGGGTGGTCCGAAGACCTTCATACCTAGACCTGTTCCGGACGCCACGGATCCGCTACATCTCACTGTGCTGCATGGTGGTGTG GTTTGGAGTGAATGTCTCCTATTACGGCCAGAGCCTGGACTTGTTGGGGCTGGGATTGAACTTGTACCAGACTCAGCTGCTGTTCGGGGCTGTGGAGCTGCCCTCCAAGCTGGTCGTGTACCTGTCGGTGCGCCACGCTGGACGCCGCCCCACACAGGCAGCAATGCTGCTGGGCGCCGCCCTCTCCTTGGGCTGCAGGCTACTGCTGACCTCTG AGATGGTGTACTGGAGCACCGTCCTGGCGGTGTTGGGAAAAGGTTTTTCTGAAGGTGCCTTCACCACTGCCTATCTGTTCACCTCGGAGATGTACCCTACTGTGCTCAG acagacaggactggGGCTGACTGCACTGGTGGGCCGGCTGGGGGGTTCTTTGGCCCCACTGGTGACCTTGCTGGATGGAATATGGCTGCCACTGCCCAAGCTCGTCTATGCGGGCATTGCCCTGATAGCATCCTGCACTGCACTCCTGCTGCCAGAGACAAGGCGGGCCCAGCTGCCAGAGACCATCCAGGACGTGGAGAGGAAGAG TGCCCCGTCCAGTCTTCAGCAAGAACAGGTGCCTATGAAGCAGGACCATGACTGA